In a genomic window of Candidatus Cloacimonadota bacterium:
- a CDS encoding CCA tRNA nucleotidyltransferase → MKIPNSYIKKIPRFFTPALSTIPQTVIDIVREIDGQGGKAFLVGGSVRDMLLGKKPTKDLDIEVYGMQPDTIQEIVEKYGKVMEVGKSFGVLKYYDGTLEIDFSLPRKDSKVGEGHRGFAVDTDPFMDIKEAVRRRDFTINAMMYDPVTEVLIDPFHGLADLEKRVLRVVDEKTFGEDPLRVMRGVQFIARFDLVVELKSFSLMKKMVPCLSELPKERIQMEWKKLLLKSMKPSLGLKTMLDLGIIERYHSELFELNRTEQDSLWHPEGNAWIHTLLCLNAGAQIIHRERMRVREAFVIMLSILCHDFGKPSTTIKADDRISTPEHESEGEVPTREFLNRIGVDNDTKEKVIPLVKNHLAPFSFYKAEFQKKEKITDGAIRRLARRLYPATIYELTLVSEADYLGKGTRLRDHDTNFKSGQWLIERSQQLNVDRDKPENVIEGKDLIALGFSPDPIFGSIIKVANQLRDDKEYARQDILEYIRMQISSEDALRRLQQLLKEK, encoded by the coding sequence TTCTGGTCGGCGGCAGTGTACGTGATATGCTGCTGGGGAAAAAGCCCACAAAGGACCTGGATATCGAAGTGTATGGCATGCAGCCGGATACGATTCAGGAAATTGTAGAAAAGTACGGCAAGGTCATGGAGGTGGGCAAATCTTTTGGGGTGCTGAAATATTATGACGGTACATTGGAGATAGATTTCTCTCTTCCCAGAAAGGATTCTAAGGTTGGTGAAGGGCACAGGGGATTTGCAGTTGATACCGATCCTTTTATGGATATCAAAGAAGCAGTCCGCAGAAGGGACTTCACTATTAATGCCATGATGTATGATCCTGTTACAGAAGTACTCATCGACCCGTTCCACGGGCTTGCAGATCTTGAAAAACGGGTGCTTCGAGTGGTCGATGAGAAGACATTTGGAGAGGATCCCCTCCGTGTGATGAGAGGTGTTCAATTCATTGCACGCTTTGATCTTGTCGTCGAACTGAAGAGTTTTTCTTTAATGAAAAAAATGGTGCCATGCCTTTCAGAGCTTCCAAAGGAACGCATTCAGATGGAGTGGAAAAAATTGCTGCTCAAATCAATGAAACCCTCCCTGGGATTAAAGACCATGCTGGATCTTGGAATTATAGAAAGATATCATAGCGAGCTTTTTGAATTGAACAGGACCGAACAGGACTCTCTCTGGCATCCTGAAGGAAATGCGTGGATACATACGCTCCTTTGCCTGAATGCCGGAGCACAGATCATACACCGCGAGCGGATGCGGGTTCGAGAAGCATTTGTTATCATGCTCAGTATTCTTTGCCATGATTTTGGGAAACCCTCAACGACCATAAAAGCAGATGACCGCATCTCCACACCAGAGCATGAATCCGAAGGAGAAGTGCCAACCCGTGAATTTCTTAACAGAATAGGTGTGGATAATGACACAAAAGAGAAAGTAATTCCCCTTGTGAAGAATCATCTTGCGCCATTCTCGTTTTATAAAGCGGAATTTCAGAAGAAAGAAAAGATTACCGATGGCGCTATCAGGAGACTGGCACGACGGCTCTATCCTGCAACGATATACGAACTCACGCTTGTATCAGAAGCTGATTATCTTGGCAAAGGCACTCGTCTGCGGGACCATGATACTAATTTCAAATCCGGACAGTGGCTCATCGAACGGTCTCAGCAGCTTAATGTTGACCGGGACAAGCCGGAAAATGTTATCGAAGGTAAAGATCTGATCGCATTAGGGTTTAGCCCCGATCCGATTTTTGGCAGTATCATTAAGGTGGCAAACCAGCTCCGAGATGACAAAGAGTATGCGCGACAGGATATTCTGGAATATATCAGGATGCAGATCTCATCGGAAGATGCACTTCGACGTCTTCAGCAATTACTCAAGGAAAAATGA